One Methylobacterium oryzae DNA window includes the following coding sequences:
- a CDS encoding nucleoside deaminase, whose amino-acid sequence MSTHEDHIGEAVALAAANVEAGGAPYGAVIVREGTVLVRAANTVHATNDPSAHAEMVALREASRLLGRRDLGDCVMYASGRPCPMCHAAMRLAGFKEGYFAFSAEEAETYGAGSTSIYAELCQPLDAQPMRVTQLRPPGDSPYPAWKARREA is encoded by the coding sequence ATGTCGACGCACGAGGACCATATCGGCGAGGCGGTGGCCCTCGCCGCCGCCAATGTCGAGGCGGGCGGTGCGCCCTACGGCGCGGTCATCGTGCGGGAGGGGACCGTGCTGGTCCGCGCGGCCAACACCGTGCACGCGACCAACGACCCCAGCGCCCATGCCGAGATGGTGGCGCTGCGCGAGGCCAGCCGCCTCCTCGGCCGCCGCGACCTCGGCGACTGCGTGATGTACGCGAGCGGCCGCCCGTGCCCGATGTGCCACGCCGCGATGCGCCTGGCCGGCTTCAAGGAGGGCTACTTCGCCTTCTCGGCCGAGGAGGCCGAGACCTACGGCGCCGGCAGCACGTCGATCTACGCCGAGCTCTGCCAGCCCCTCGACGCGCAGCCGATGCGCGTCACGCAGCTGCGTCCGCCGGGCGATTCGCCCTACCCAGCGTGGAAGGCGCGCCGCGAGGCCTGA
- a CDS encoding ETC complex I subunit produces MPSARIFRPSRDATQSGLARTKQWILEFDRTSPREIDPLMGWNGSSDMLQQVRLEFDTEEEAVAYAKREGIAYRVEQPAKPVQRKGLSYSDNFKFNRTAPWTH; encoded by the coding sequence ATGCCGAGCGCCCGCATCTTCCGTCCGTCTCGGGACGCCACGCAGTCGGGCCTCGCCCGGACCAAGCAGTGGATCCTGGAGTTCGACCGGACCAGCCCGCGCGAGATCGATCCGCTGATGGGGTGGAACGGGTCCTCGGACATGCTCCAGCAGGTGCGCCTGGAATTCGACACCGAGGAGGAGGCCGTGGCCTACGCGAAGCGCGAGGGGATCGCCTACCGCGTCGAGCAGCCGGCCAAGCCCGTCCAGCGCAAGGGCCTGTCCTACTCGGACAATTTCAAGTTCAACCGCACGGCGCCCTGGACCCATTGA
- a CDS encoding SMP-30/gluconolactonase/LRE family protein: protein MWTPSPRYPDPAVEILDAAFARYRVFNAAVERLATGFRWCEGPVWFGDGRYLLWSDIPNDRILRWDEESGAVGLYRRPSGFANGNTRDRQGRLVTCEHGGRRVTRTEHDGAITVLADAFEGRRLNSPNDVVTAADGAVWFTDPPFGIGGFYEGVRAEPELPQNVYRLDPVTGALEAVATDLAGPNGLCFSPDGRVLYLVESRGQPTRRIAAYDVVAGRTLRDRRVLIDAGPGTPDGLRCDVDGNLWCGWGMGDDALDGVMVFNPDGRPIGRIRLPERCANLCFGGRHRNRLFMAASQSLYAVHVDVQGCAGG, encoded by the coding sequence GTGTGGACACCGAGCCCGCGCTACCCGGACCCGGCGGTCGAGATTCTCGACGCCGCCTTCGCCCGCTACCGGGTGTTCAACGCGGCGGTCGAGCGCCTCGCGACCGGCTTCCGCTGGTGCGAGGGGCCGGTCTGGTTCGGCGACGGACGCTACCTGCTCTGGAGCGACATCCCCAACGACCGCATCCTGCGCTGGGACGAGGAGAGCGGGGCGGTCGGCCTCTACCGGCGGCCGTCGGGCTTCGCCAACGGCAACACCCGCGACCGGCAGGGGCGGCTCGTCACCTGCGAGCACGGCGGCCGTCGGGTCACCCGGACCGAGCATGACGGCGCGATCACCGTCCTGGCGGACGCATTCGAGGGCCGCCGGCTCAACTCGCCCAACGACGTGGTGACCGCGGCCGACGGCGCGGTCTGGTTCACCGACCCACCCTTCGGGATCGGCGGGTTCTACGAAGGCGTGCGCGCCGAGCCCGAACTGCCGCAGAACGTCTACCGGCTCGACCCGGTCACCGGTGCGCTGGAGGCCGTGGCCACCGACCTCGCCGGCCCCAACGGCCTGTGCTTCTCCCCCGACGGCCGCGTGCTCTACCTCGTGGAATCGCGCGGGCAGCCGACCCGGCGGATCGCCGCCTACGACGTGGTCGCCGGCCGCACGCTCCGCGACCGGCGGGTCCTGATCGATGCCGGGCCGGGCACGCCGGACGGGCTGCGCTGCGACGTCGACGGCAATCTCTGGTGCGGGTGGGGCATGGGCGACGACGCACTGGACGGCGTCATGGTGTTCAACCCCGACGGCCGGCCGATCGGCCGCATCCGGCTGCCGGAGCGCTGCGCCAACCTCTGCTTCGGCGGCCGGCACCGCAACCGCCTGTTCATGGCGGCGAGCCAGTCGCTCTACGCCGTCCACGTCGACGTCCAGGGCTGCGCCGGCGGGTGA
- a CDS encoding glutathione binding-like protein, with the protein MIELHYWPTPNGHKITMFLEEAGVPYHIHPVNIGKGEQFNPDFLKIAPNNRMPAIVDDEPAGGGAPVTLFESGAILLYLAEKTGRFIPGDPRGRAEVLQWLFWQMGGLGPMLGQNHHFSQYAPEKIDYAIKRYVNETNRLYGVLDRRLADRAFVAGPDYSIADMACYPWIVPWEKQGQNLDQHPNLKRWFTAIAERPATKAAYARAPEVNPDFGKTMSEDAKKVMFGQTAASTKR; encoded by the coding sequence ATGATCGAACTCCATTACTGGCCGACGCCGAACGGCCATAAGATCACGATGTTTCTCGAAGAAGCGGGCGTTCCTTACCACATTCATCCCGTCAATATTGGCAAGGGTGAGCAGTTCAACCCGGATTTCCTCAAGATCGCGCCCAACAATAGGATGCCGGCGATCGTCGACGACGAGCCGGCGGGCGGCGGCGCGCCGGTCACGCTGTTCGAGTCGGGGGCGATCCTGCTCTACCTCGCCGAGAAGACCGGGCGCTTCATCCCGGGTGACCCGCGCGGCCGGGCCGAGGTGCTGCAATGGCTGTTCTGGCAGATGGGCGGCCTCGGCCCGATGCTCGGCCAGAACCACCACTTCTCGCAGTACGCGCCCGAGAAGATCGACTACGCGATCAAGCGCTACGTCAACGAGACCAACCGGCTCTACGGCGTCCTCGACCGGCGGCTGGCCGACCGCGCCTTCGTCGCCGGGCCGGACTACTCCATCGCCGACATGGCCTGCTATCCCTGGATCGTGCCGTGGGAGAAGCAGGGGCAGAACCTCGACCAGCACCCGAACCTCAAGCGCTGGTTCACGGCGATCGCCGAGCGGCCCGCCACCAAGGCGGCCTATGCCCGCGCCCCGGAGGTCAATCCCGATTTCGGCAAGACCATGAGCGAGGATGCCAAGAAGGTGATGTTCGGCCAGACCGCCGCCAGCACCAAGCGCTGA
- a CDS encoding NUDIX domain-containing protein, which yields MVEIPPALPLQVIHRGWNTFGIATLTLQDGSTVRRALEDHGQAACVLPYDPERRVALLVRQARVGPAFWGESAEFDEAPAGGLDGGAPEATAIREAMEEAGVRLTRLEPVAHAYSMPSVSSERLWLYLAPYAAADRVGPGGGLHAEGEQVVAVEMPLAALAEQARAGRLPDLKTLVLVQALMLRSPELFAA from the coding sequence ATGGTCGAGATCCCGCCCGCCCTGCCGCTGCAGGTGATCCACCGCGGCTGGAACACCTTCGGCATCGCCACGCTGACGCTGCAGGACGGCAGCACCGTGCGGCGGGCGCTGGAGGACCACGGGCAGGCGGCCTGCGTGCTGCCCTACGATCCCGAGCGGCGCGTGGCGCTGCTCGTCCGTCAGGCGCGGGTCGGGCCCGCCTTCTGGGGTGAGTCGGCCGAGTTCGACGAAGCCCCGGCGGGCGGCCTCGACGGGGGCGCCCCCGAGGCGACGGCGATCCGGGAGGCGATGGAGGAGGCGGGCGTCCGGCTGACCCGGCTGGAGCCGGTCGCCCACGCCTACAGCATGCCGAGCGTGTCCTCGGAGCGCCTCTGGCTCTACCTGGCACCCTACGCCGCGGCCGACCGGGTCGGCCCCGGCGGGGGTCTGCACGCGGAGGGCGAGCAGGTGGTGGCCGTGGAGATGCCGCTGGCCGCGCTGGCGGAACAGGCCCGGGCCGGCCGCCTGCCCGATCTCAAGACCCTGGTTCTCGTCCAGGCCCTGATGCTCCGAAGCCCCGAACTGTTCGCCGCATGA
- a CDS encoding inositol monophosphatase family protein: protein MTLSPTAPAPDVLAAMLAFAEEAAPLALAMRARGLAMSNKGPDLGQALTEADLAVSRLMHARFGPDLIEEETAEDLGQAAARALLARDAWTFVGDPIDGTRPFAGGLSGWGVMVAACRGGWPRACVMSLPAWNEDRSAPAGGVPAEATEGLLLAASEGRAYWAPTRGGRMTTALRPLERPERRTGHVGWLSVTAQRYTLDYGRGWFPWSEGGAISDAALLATGRLDATLSNNRLWDLGPILPLFEALGFRLFHWPDLGDPPADFVDLFDAELSAHDDLWLVCRDRAQAADLATAIRPA, encoded by the coding sequence ATGACCCTCTCGCCCACCGCACCCGCGCCGGATGTCCTCGCGGCGATGCTCGCCTTCGCCGAGGAGGCGGCCCCGCTGGCCCTCGCCATGCGGGCGCGAGGCCTCGCGATGAGCAACAAGGGTCCGGATCTCGGCCAAGCGCTGACCGAGGCCGACCTCGCCGTCAGTCGGTTGATGCACGCGCGGTTCGGCCCCGACCTGATCGAGGAGGAGACCGCCGAGGATCTCGGACAGGCGGCGGCCCGGGCGCTGCTCGCCCGCGACGCCTGGACCTTCGTGGGCGACCCGATCGACGGGACCCGGCCCTTCGCGGGCGGCCTGTCGGGCTGGGGCGTGATGGTGGCGGCCTGCCGCGGTGGCTGGCCCCGGGCGTGCGTCATGAGCCTGCCGGCCTGGAACGAGGACCGCTCCGCACCGGCCGGGGGCGTACCGGCGGAAGCCACGGAGGGTCTCCTGCTGGCGGCGAGCGAGGGCCGCGCCTACTGGGCCCCGACCCGCGGCGGCCGCATGACGACGGCGCTGCGCCCGCTCGAGCGCCCGGAGCGCCGGACCGGCCATGTCGGCTGGCTGTCGGTGACGGCGCAGCGCTACACCCTGGATTACGGCCGCGGCTGGTTCCCCTGGAGCGAGGGCGGGGCGATCTCGGACGCCGCGCTCCTGGCCACCGGGCGCCTCGACGCGACCCTGAGCAACAACCGATTGTGGGACCTGGGCCCGATCCTCCCGCTGTTCGAGGCGCTGGGCTTCCGCCTGTTCCACTGGCCCGATCTCGGGGATCCGCCGGCGGACTTCGTGGACCTGTTCGACGCCGAGCTGTCGGCCCATGACGACCTCTGGCTGGTGTGCCGGGATCGCGCGCAGGCCGCCGATCTGGCGACGGCCATCCGCCCCGCCTAG
- a CDS encoding DUF4139 domain-containing protein, with protein sequence MIAAASPLMAAPDGIRAVTLSSGGLAEVTLVHAVDGDGTIGLSVRPEQVDDILKSLVVRDPVGTVGALRLDGVDQADETLRTMPFTADDLSAPTRLVGKLQGVPIRVQSGGRTLEGRVLGVSERNAGTGTGDVSILTVLTATGTLESVPIEDGASVTILDPAMAAKIAEAIAAAGKTKVGDAHRVEIAVSGQGQREVRLTYVVAAPVWKTSYRIVDGGGGRANLQAWAIIENALGADWTGVDVTLSSGSPVALLQRLHKRYWRKRPEAPVMVEDVGMPDLDPGTVASKSVARLRAPAPAAAPLPAPMARMDTRDSRMEAAEPSYDAAAATAGAAASEGDVAANFTLPHPVDLRAGGTLSVPFLDTEIEAERVALWKPGQGVHPIAALRIRNSAGATLPAGLITLYDRKAGYLGDARLPATPVGEQRLASFALDRKVAVQAETAPSDALTKITVVDGVARATVIAREVTTYTIKGAPDAARSVIIEHPRRDGWTLTASARDGETPTAYRLKVAVPAGGTAETRAVLERVRIDAYDLVDADEALLVRWASLATDPELGGKLKTLSQARAEVAAATRTVEEIGERAAKVQAEQERIRSNLGAVPKDSELARRYLSRMGAQEDELAKLDAARTQAEDGLRASQARIRSLIAAL encoded by the coding sequence ATGATTGCAGCCGCATCGCCCCTGATGGCAGCGCCCGACGGCATCCGCGCGGTGACCTTGTCGAGCGGCGGCCTGGCCGAAGTGACCCTGGTCCATGCCGTCGACGGCGACGGGACGATCGGGCTCAGCGTCCGGCCCGAGCAGGTCGACGACATTCTCAAGAGCCTCGTCGTGCGCGATCCCGTCGGAACCGTCGGCGCCCTGCGCCTGGACGGGGTGGATCAGGCCGACGAGACCCTGCGGACGATGCCGTTCACCGCGGACGACCTGTCCGCGCCGACCCGCCTCGTGGGCAAGCTGCAGGGCGTCCCGATCCGGGTCCAGAGCGGCGGGCGCACGCTCGAAGGGCGGGTGCTCGGCGTCTCCGAGCGGAATGCCGGGACCGGGACCGGCGACGTCTCGATCCTGACCGTCCTGACCGCGACCGGCACGCTCGAATCCGTGCCGATCGAGGACGGCGCCTCCGTGACGATCCTCGACCCGGCCATGGCGGCCAAGATCGCCGAGGCTATCGCGGCGGCCGGGAAGACCAAGGTCGGCGACGCCCACCGGGTCGAGATCGCCGTCTCCGGGCAGGGCCAGCGCGAGGTCCGGTTGACCTACGTCGTCGCCGCGCCCGTCTGGAAGACGAGCTACCGCATCGTCGATGGCGGCGGCGGGCGCGCGAACCTGCAGGCCTGGGCCATCATCGAGAACGCCCTCGGCGCCGACTGGACGGGCGTCGACGTCACCCTCTCGTCCGGGTCGCCGGTGGCGCTCCTCCAGCGCCTGCACAAGCGCTACTGGCGCAAGAGACCGGAGGCGCCGGTAATGGTCGAGGATGTCGGCATGCCGGACCTCGACCCGGGCACGGTCGCGTCGAAGTCGGTCGCGCGCCTGCGCGCCCCGGCCCCCGCCGCCGCGCCTCTTCCGGCCCCGATGGCGCGGATGGACACCCGCGACAGCCGCATGGAGGCCGCGGAACCGAGCTACGACGCCGCGGCCGCCACCGCGGGCGCCGCCGCCAGCGAGGGGGATGTCGCGGCGAACTTCACGCTGCCGCATCCGGTCGATCTGCGCGCCGGCGGCACGCTGTCGGTGCCGTTCCTCGATACCGAGATCGAGGCCGAGCGGGTCGCCCTCTGGAAGCCAGGCCAGGGGGTTCACCCGATCGCGGCCCTCCGGATCCGCAACAGCGCCGGCGCGACCCTGCCGGCGGGCCTCATCACCCTCTACGACCGCAAGGCCGGCTACCTGGGGGACGCCCGTCTGCCCGCGACGCCCGTCGGCGAGCAGCGGCTCGCCAGCTTCGCCCTCGACCGCAAGGTCGCCGTCCAGGCGGAGACCGCGCCGAGCGACGCCCTGACCAAGATCACCGTGGTCGACGGCGTGGCGCGCGCGACGGTGATCGCCCGGGAGGTCACGACCTACACGATCAAGGGTGCGCCGGACGCCGCCCGCTCCGTGATCATCGAGCATCCCCGACGGGATGGCTGGACCCTCACCGCGTCCGCTCGCGACGGCGAGACCCCCACGGCCTATCGCCTCAAGGTCGCGGTTCCCGCCGGCGGGACGGCCGAGACCCGGGCCGTGCTCGAGCGCGTCCGGATCGACGCCTACGACCTCGTCGACGCCGACGAGGCGCTGCTCGTCCGGTGGGCCTCCCTGGCGACCGACCCGGAGCTGGGCGGCAAGCTCAAGACCCTCTCCCAGGCCCGCGCCGAGGTCGCCGCGGCGACCCGGACCGTCGAGGAGATCGGCGAGCGCGCGGCGAAGGTGCAGGCGGAGCAGGAGCGCATCCGCAGCAATCTCGGCGCCGTTCCGAAGGACAGCGAGCTGGCGCGCCGCTATCTCAGCCGCATGGGTGCCCAGGAGGACGAGCTGGCGAAGCTCGATGCCGCCCGGACCCAGGCCGAGGACGGGCTCAGGGCGTCGCAGGCGCGGATCCGGTCGCTGATCGCGGCGCTCTGA